TCAAACAGCCGAGTGCGCAGCAGGTTGGCGTGAGCCTTGCGTTGTTCGGGACGCTGCGCCAACAAGACCTGCACATCGATCACCAGCACCACTCCGTTCAACGCTCGACGGCTGCGGTTGCGCGTCAGCCAGTCGAGCAGGTGCGACCAAAGGCGCGCATGGGTGCCGGGGGGCAGTACCGGTTTGACCTTGCCCTGTTGCTCGACGTTTTCACCCGGTGAGTCCAGATGGCTGAGGAACTCACCCGGCGGATCGATCAACACCGCCTCGTCACCGATCCACCAATCCACCGGATAGGCCAGTTGCTCTTCTTGACGAGCCCTCATTCCGGCCTTGGTCACATGGGATAAAGCAAAGCTCTGGTTGGAACGAGTGATCAGGCTGGTCTTGCCAGCATTTTCCTCGCCCAGCACCAGGTACCACGGCAGTTGATAGAGCGAACGGCGGCGCTCCATATTGTTCAGCAGGCTGCCCAGGCTGCGGTCCAGCGCACGCTCCTGCGCCTCGATATAAGGCAGGCTGGGATCGGCTTGCACCGCTGCCTCATGTTGGCGCTCCACCTGCAGACGCAGATAACGATTACGCACCCGCCACGCCCAGATCAGCAGCGGCATCACCAGCACCACGACACTGGCCGAGACGCGCACCGACAATTCACTCAGCGGTTGATGCTCGCGCCAGGTCCATTGCGGGCCTAGCCACCAGATGGCAATCAACAAGAACACTACGCCCAGCAAAACCAGCACAGGCAATGCCTGGTTGAACTGACGCAGTATCGGCAGTACCCAGCGTTTGAGGTAACCCCAGACCATACCCATAAATCGCTCCTACTCCTTAATCGCTTTAATCAAATGACTGTCGTCCATGGGTTGCGCCACCTTCTGGTACAGCTCCGGTTCCCATCCTTGCGCCGTGGTCTCGCGCATCAGCCGCGCAACGTTGGCGTACAGGTCGTCCGCCAGCCACGACAAGCCACGCGATGCCAGCAAGTCGGCGGCGATCACCGTGGCGTAGCTGCGCTGGCGCGGGACGTCTTGGGCAGCGTGCAGTTCCTGCAGGCGCAGCAGCACCCGCTCAACGCCTTCAATGTTGAGTTGGGCGGCCAGTTCGTCGCGCAGGCCTGTGTACTCCTGCACCGGGCTTCCAGTGGTTTGCGCCTGATCGGTGCCGGTGATCCAGGCCTGGGTTTGCGGATCCACGAACGGCGTACCGTCGCTGAAACACAACTCCAGCAGCGCCGGCAAACGGCAGACAAAACGCTCACAGGTCTGGCGAATGGCGGCGGCCACCGCCTCCATTGCCAGGCGCGAGGCGACCTGGGCGGCCAGGTAACTGCCACGCAGCCAGTACGGCGAGGCGCAGACGCTTTTTTCGAGGCGCAGCAACAGGTTCGGGTCCAGGACGTTATGGTTCAGCGCGTCCTGATAGCCGTCGACGATGTCCTTGGGCACGGCGGTCAATTCGGTGCGACGGTCGCGGGTGATGGGCGGTGCGGTGCGCAGATGGGACCACAGGCCGAAGCGGCGCAATTGATAGCCGGTGGGGTCGTAGGGGTCCTGCTGGTTGATCAGCTCGGCCATGTTCAACACCGCGCGGCGCTGCTCACGTTCATTGCTCGGCACTTGCGGTTTGGGGCTGTTGAAAAATGCTGAATCCAGAACGTTGCCGGAGGTGGCCGCCCGGACGGGCTCAGTCGCAATGACCGGCTCGCTGTATTTCTCCAGCTGGCGTTGCAATGCGTCCAATGGGGCCGGGGCGAGCTTGGCGCTTTCGGCACAGCGGTGCAGACTGGCCAGGGCCAGTTCCGCCGCGGCTTGGTAGGCCGGTTCAAAACTGTTGCGCTGCAGGGTCGGCAACACCTGCCCAAGGTCGCTCAGCAGGCGCTGCACTTGCTTGCGCTTGTTCAGATAGCCGGTGGGCCCAGGCTTGGGGTGGGCACTGTCCCAATACAGTTCGACCATGCCGGCCAACAAACCCAGGGCATCGGCCCAGCGCGCCCATTGCCGGGTGCGCAGCCACACCACCTGCAGATGGGCGACGATGCGCCAGTGCTTGCACTGGGTCGCCAGATATTGACGGGACGCTTCGTCGATATAGGGCCAGTCGATATCCCCTTCGCGCAGGCCGCCGAGCTTGATCATTTCCTGGTCGATGGCCTGGTAGGTTTCGTCCTCCATATCGAAATGCCCAGCGGGTTGCTCGGCGTCGATGGGGGTCAGCAGCAACTTGACGGTGTCCGCCGGCACGTCGATCACCAGCGACATACTTGGCGCTCCTGCTCGATCAGTTCACCCAGCCCTTCGGCATCGAAGACCAGGCCGTGCAGCCGCGGATAGTCGCTCTCCAGTCGCAGGCGCTGGCCGCCGCCCATGTTGCGCAACAGGGAAATTGCCTGCAGCCCGCGCCCGGCGTCGACCACCAGGCCCGCGTCGTCCAGGACCTGCCACTGATAGGCCGCGGAGACCGGGCGCTCGTCCTTGAACAGCTGGATGCGAATCTTGTTGGGCTTGGCCGGTTCATCCAGCACCAGTTGCAGGCGCGAGATTTTCGATTCGCAACTGATGGCCAAATAGGGCCGAGGCGGCAACGCTCCCAGGGCCGGGGCGGAAATCACCAGGCGGGGTTGTTGGTCGTTGTCCGGCTCCGGGAATGACGACAATAAAAAACGCTGGTCCTCGGAGGGACGCTTGGCTTCATTGCGTTGGACCAGATCGACAATCGGAAGTACCCGGCCCAAAGCACGTGGCGGCACAGATGGTTGATGAATGGGCGTCCCGGCGGCCAGGTCAAAACATTCCAGCCGCTTCAAGGGGGAGACGATGGATGGGCAATCCTGTGTCGCCGCTTGCACACCCGTTACAGCCACTACCATCAGCCAAAGCCCGCATTTCCACTCTCGCCATCCGTCGCGCATCAACACCTCCTGAAATGCCTCATCGAGGTCCAAATCAGACAGTTTTCTTAAGTTTTCGAACTAACGCTTTTTAGCAGGCGAGTTCAACGATTAATCCTAAGAGCATCTCCTGAGTTCAACGGGGAGGCAAGTAAAACACGAACAACTCGTCACAGAATCCGAACAAAAAGAATCGCCTGTCAGACGTTTCTATAACCACCGTAGGAATAATGCAGTTATGCACAACCCCTATGCCAGCTTCCTACGAAACGCGTCCATATCGTCCTACATGACAAATATTACAATAGCCGGCTCTAATGCACCGCTCTTACGAAAAGGATATTTCACATGTCGAAAACCCAGGGTTCTGTCGCGCCCAAAGAACGCGTCAACATCAAGTACGTCCCGGCCACAGGCGATCAGCAGGCTGAAGTTGAGCTACCTCTGAAGTTATTGATCACCGGGGACTTCAAAGGCCACGGCGAACTAACCGCCCTCGAAGACAGGCAATCAATCCGAATAGACAAAGACACCTTCAATGAAGTACTGAGTAAAGCCGAAGTTGCTCTGGACATGGCCGTCCCATCCGCTCTGAACAACAACCATGACACCGACTTGAATGTGCAAATTCAATTCAAAAACATCAACGACTTCAGCCCCGACGCAGTCGCCCGCCAAGTGCCGGAATTGAACAAGTTGCTGGAACTACGCGAAGCCCTGATTGCACTCAAAGGCCCCATGGGCAATGTCCCGGCCTTTCGCAAACACCTGCAGAGTCTGCTGACCGATGAAACCGCCCGCCAACGCCTGGCCAGCGAGCTGAATCTGGTACTCGACGCGCCCAATAACTGATTTGAACGCCCTTCTCAACGGAGTATTCCCCATGCCCATGGAAAGCGCCGCCGCCCAAGTATTGGTGGCTGACGAATCGCCGTCGTTGCTCGACCAACTGCTGGCCAACACCACCATCCGCCCTTCCCAGGAAGGTTATGCCGTGGCCCGTCAGGGCGTGGCCGCCTTCATCAGCGAGATCCTGCAAAGCGGTGATCACCAGCAACCGGTCAACAAGCACCGGGTCGACCAGATGATCGCTGAAATCGACCGTGCCTTGAGCAAGCAGATGGACGTAATCCTGCACCAGCCGCAGTTCCAGCAACTGGAATCGGCCTGGCGTGGGTTGAAGCTGCTGGTGGATCGCACGGATTTTCGCGAGAACATCAAGCTGGAAATGCTGCATGTCACCAAGGAAGAGCTGCTGGACGACTTCGACAACGCCGGTGACATCACCCGCAGCGGCCTGTACAAGCACGCCTACACCTCAGGTTACGGCCAGTTCGGTGGCGAGCCGATCGCGGCGATGATCGGCAACTACACCTTCGGCCCATCGTCCCCGGACATGAAGCTGTTGAGCTACGTCGCCTCCGTGGGCGCCATGGCCCATGCACCGTTCGTGATGGCTGCCGGCCCTGAGTTCTTCAACCTCAAGAGCTATCAGGACCTGCCATCGGTCAAGGAAGTCAGCGATATCTTTGAAGGCCCCGGCCACACCAAATGGCGCAGCCTGCGCGAGATGGAAGACTCCAAATACATCGCCGCGACGCTGCCGCGCTTCTTGCTGCGCTCGCCTTACGATGGGCTGGAGAACCCGATTCGCAGCTTCTGCTACAACGAAACCGTCGACGGCAACCACGACAATTACCTGTGGGGCAACACCGCGTTCCTGATGGCCTCGCGCATCACCGACAGCTTCGCTCGCTACCGCTGGTGCCCGAACATCATCGGCCCGCAGTCCGGCGGCGCGGTGGACGACTTGCCGGTGCACCTCTATGAATCCCTCGGCCAGTTGCAGGCCAAGATCCCCACCGAAGTGCTGATTTCCGACCGCAAGGAATTCGAGCTGGCCGAAGCCGGTTTCATTCCCCTGACCATGCGCAAAGACAGCGATAACGCGGCGTTCTTCTCCGCCAACTCGGTGCAAAAACCGAAGAACTTCCCCAAGACCCGCGAAGGCCAGGAAGCGCAGACCAACTACAAGCTCGGCACCCAGTTACCGTACCTGTTTATCGTCAATCGCCTGGCCCACTACATCAAGGTGCTGCAGCGCGAACAGATTGGCAGTTGGAAGGAACGCCAGGATCTGGAGCGCGAACTCAACACCTGGCTCAAGCAGTACATCGCCGATCAGGAAAATCCCTCCTCCGACGTGCGCAGCCGGCGCCCCTTGCGCGCCGCGCAAATTGTCGTGCAGGACGTGGCCGGCGATCCGGGCTGGTACCAGGTGTCGCTGGCCGTGCGGCCGCACTTCAAGTACATGGGCGCCAACTTCGAAATCTCCCTGGTCGGCCGCCTGGACACTCAATAAGTGGGCGGCAGCCTGTTCGAACGCCTGGAACCCGACGCACCGCGCTACCGCCCCGGCAGCGCGGATGAACAGGCGCGCCAGCGTATCGAGGCGATCAAACACCATCTGGAACAAGTGCTCAACTCACGCCAGGGCTGCTCGCAAAGCAGCCCTGAGCTGGGCCTGCGTGACTTCAATGGCGTCACCCAGGCCAGCAGTGACTTGGTGGTGGCCATCAGCGCCGATATCCGGCGTTCGGTAGAAGCATTTGAACCGCGCATCAGGGTCACGGGCGTGCGCTTTCAGCCCGACCCGGACCTGCCGCTGGA
This genomic interval from Pseudomonas alvandae contains the following:
- the tssA gene encoding type VI secretion system protein TssA, yielding MSLVIDVPADTVKLLLTPIDAEQPAGHFDMEDETYQAIDQEMIKLGGLREGDIDWPYIDEASRQYLATQCKHWRIVAHLQVVWLRTRQWARWADALGLLAGMVELYWDSAHPKPGPTGYLNKRKQVQRLLSDLGQVLPTLQRNSFEPAYQAAAELALASLHRCAESAKLAPAPLDALQRQLEKYSEPVIATEPVRAATSGNVLDSAFFNSPKPQVPSNEREQRRAVLNMAELINQQDPYDPTGYQLRRFGLWSHLRTAPPITRDRRTELTAVPKDIVDGYQDALNHNVLDPNLLLRLEKSVCASPYWLRGSYLAAQVASRLAMEAVAAAIRQTCERFVCRLPALLELCFSDGTPFVDPQTQAWITGTDQAQTTGSPVQEYTGLRDELAAQLNIEGVERVLLRLQELHAAQDVPRQRSYATVIAADLLASRGLSWLADDLYANVARLMRETTAQGWEPELYQKVAQPMDDSHLIKAIKE
- the tssE gene encoding type VI secretion system baseplate subunit TssE, with the translated sequence MGGSLFERLEPDAPRYRPGSADEQARQRIEAIKHHLEQVLNSRQGCSQSSPELGLRDFNGVTQASSDLVVAISADIRRSVEAFEPRIRVTGVRFQPDPDLPLELNFRLDCQVRIHQKEELVQIEVALHGHDGYTRVR
- the vasI gene encoding type VI secretion system-associated protein VasI, whose protein sequence is MRDGWREWKCGLWLMVVAVTGVQAATQDCPSIVSPLKRLECFDLAAGTPIHQPSVPPRALGRVLPIVDLVQRNEAKRPSEDQRFLLSSFPEPDNDQQPRLVISAPALGALPPRPYLAISCESKISRLQLVLDEPAKPNKIRIQLFKDERPVSAAYQWQVLDDAGLVVDAGRGLQAISLLRNMGGGQRLRLESDYPRLHGLVFDAEGLGELIEQERQVCRW
- the tssC gene encoding type VI secretion system contractile sheath large subunit, whose amino-acid sequence is MESAAAQVLVADESPSLLDQLLANTTIRPSQEGYAVARQGVAAFISEILQSGDHQQPVNKHRVDQMIAEIDRALSKQMDVILHQPQFQQLESAWRGLKLLVDRTDFRENIKLEMLHVTKEELLDDFDNAGDITRSGLYKHAYTSGYGQFGGEPIAAMIGNYTFGPSSPDMKLLSYVASVGAMAHAPFVMAAGPEFFNLKSYQDLPSVKEVSDIFEGPGHTKWRSLREMEDSKYIAATLPRFLLRSPYDGLENPIRSFCYNETVDGNHDNYLWGNTAFLMASRITDSFARYRWCPNIIGPQSGGAVDDLPVHLYESLGQLQAKIPTEVLISDRKEFELAEAGFIPLTMRKDSDNAAFFSANSVQKPKNFPKTREGQEAQTNYKLGTQLPYLFIVNRLAHYIKVLQREQIGSWKERQDLERELNTWLKQYIADQENPSSDVRSRRPLRAAQIVVQDVAGDPGWYQVSLAVRPHFKYMGANFEISLVGRLDTQ
- the tssB gene encoding type VI secretion system contractile sheath small subunit encodes the protein MSKTQGSVAPKERVNIKYVPATGDQQAEVELPLKLLITGDFKGHGELTALEDRQSIRIDKDTFNEVLSKAEVALDMAVPSALNNNHDTDLNVQIQFKNINDFSPDAVARQVPELNKLLELREALIALKGPMGNVPAFRKHLQSLLTDETARQRLASELNLVLDAPNN